In Streptomyces sp. P3, one DNA window encodes the following:
- a CDS encoding Fpg/Nei family DNA glycosylase, with amino-acid sequence MPEGDTVWQAARRLNEALAGKVLTCSDLRVPKFATADLTGRAVLGVTARGKHLLTRVEGGLTLHSHLRMDGSWKVYTNGQRWTGGPEHQIRAVLGTHDRTAVGYRLPVLELLRTGEEQRAVGHLGPDLLGPDWDPEQALANLLTDPARALGEALLDQRNLAGIGNVFKSELCFLLGATPWLPVGTLPADRAAKLPALAKKLLEANRDRPNRNTTGRRGQDLFVYGRAFRPCLRCGTPIRVADQGDGSRERPTYWCPVCQTGPVPAPASPPTRHTRRLPRTAQ; translated from the coding sequence ATGCCCGAAGGTGACACCGTCTGGCAGGCCGCGAGGCGACTCAACGAGGCCCTCGCGGGCAAGGTGCTGACCTGCTCCGATCTGCGCGTCCCCAAGTTCGCCACCGCGGACCTCACCGGCCGCGCCGTCCTCGGCGTCACCGCGCGCGGCAAACACCTGCTCACCCGGGTCGAAGGCGGCCTGACGCTCCACTCGCACCTGCGGATGGACGGCTCGTGGAAGGTGTACACGAACGGCCAGCGCTGGACCGGCGGCCCGGAGCACCAGATCCGGGCCGTCCTCGGCACCCACGACCGCACGGCCGTCGGGTACCGCCTGCCCGTCCTCGAACTGCTGCGCACCGGCGAGGAGCAGCGGGCCGTCGGCCACCTCGGTCCCGACCTGCTGGGCCCCGACTGGGACCCCGAGCAGGCGCTCGCCAACCTCCTCACCGACCCCGCGCGCGCCCTCGGCGAGGCCCTCCTCGACCAGCGCAATCTCGCCGGCATCGGGAACGTCTTCAAGAGCGAACTCTGTTTCCTCCTGGGCGCCACGCCGTGGCTCCCGGTCGGCACCCTCCCCGCCGACCGCGCCGCGAAGCTGCCCGCACTGGCGAAAAAGCTCCTGGAGGCCAATCGCGACCGCCCGAACCGCAACACGACCGGCCGCCGCGGCCAGGACCTGTTCGTCTACGGCCGCGCCTTCCGCCCCTGTCTGCGCTGCGGCACCCCGATCCGGGTGGCCGACCAGGGCGACGGCTCCCGGGAACGCCCCACGTACTGGTGCCCCGTCTGCCAGACGGGCCCGGTCCCGGCACCCGCCTCACCGCCGACGCGTCACACCCGCCGCCTCCCCCGCACCGCGCAGTGA
- a CDS encoding SDR family NAD(P)-dependent oxidoreductase, translating to MAVKAYDLTGRIAFVTGAASGIGRACAVLLAQAGATVHTADRDVEGLHETATLIKAQGGAAHTHRLDVTDRAQVRHAVESCERLDVMAAVAGIMHSSPVLETRDEDLDRVLAVNFKGVLYACQEAARLMLARGAGGSIVTMASGAVDTGGPGLLCYGAAKAAVVQLTKTLATEVGRHGIRVNAVAPGWIRTPMTDRHDTGAQAHTEALMSRMSPLGRVGAPQDVAHAVLHLASDASAFTTGQILRPNGGVAMPW from the coding sequence ATGGCCGTGAAGGCGTACGACCTCACCGGACGCATCGCATTCGTCACCGGCGCCGCCAGCGGAATCGGCCGTGCCTGTGCCGTCCTGCTCGCCCAGGCGGGCGCGACCGTACACACGGCGGACCGGGATGTCGAGGGGCTGCACGAGACGGCGACCCTGATCAAGGCTCAGGGCGGCGCCGCCCACACCCACCGCCTCGACGTCACCGACCGAGCCCAGGTGCGGCATGCCGTGGAGTCGTGCGAGCGCCTGGACGTCATGGCGGCGGTCGCCGGGATCATGCACAGCAGTCCGGTCCTGGAGACCCGCGACGAGGATCTCGACCGCGTTCTGGCCGTCAACTTCAAGGGCGTGCTGTACGCGTGCCAGGAGGCGGCCCGGCTGATGCTGGCACGTGGCGCCGGCGGCAGCATCGTCACCATGGCGTCCGGCGCCGTGGACACCGGAGGCCCCGGCCTGCTCTGCTACGGCGCCGCCAAGGCGGCCGTCGTCCAGCTGACGAAGACCCTGGCGACGGAGGTGGGCCGGCACGGCATCCGCGTCAACGCCGTCGCCCCGGGCTGGATCCGCACACCGATGACCGACCGCCACGACACCGGCGCACAGGCGCACACGGAGGCGCTCATGTCCCGCATGTCACCGCTGGGCCGGGTGGGCGCACCGCAGGACGTCGCTCACGCGGTCCTCCACCTGGCCTCGGACGCGTCGGCGTTCACGACGGGCCAGATCCTCCGCCCGAACGGCGGCGTGGCCATGCCCTGGTAG
- a CDS encoding Dps family protein translates to MYVVKSPLSDADLKVVSQALQGALVDLVDLSLVAKQVHWNVVGPRFRSVHLQLDEVVDVARAHSDTVAERASALGVPPDGRAATVAAGSGIEAVAEGWVKDSDAIGTLVAALGAVITRMRERVAATGDADPVSQDIFIGITADLEKHHWMFQAENA, encoded by the coding sequence ATGTACGTCGTGAAGAGTCCTCTGTCCGACGCCGACCTGAAAGTCGTCTCCCAGGCGCTGCAGGGCGCGCTCGTCGATCTGGTCGACCTGTCGCTCGTCGCCAAACAGGTCCACTGGAACGTCGTCGGGCCGCGCTTCCGTTCGGTGCACCTGCAGCTCGACGAGGTCGTGGACGTCGCCCGCGCCCACTCCGACACCGTGGCGGAGCGTGCCTCGGCGCTGGGCGTCCCGCCGGACGGACGCGCGGCGACCGTGGCCGCCGGCAGCGGGATCGAGGCGGTGGCGGAGGGCTGGGTCAAGGACTCCGACGCGATCGGGACGCTGGTGGCCGCTCTGGGGGCGGTGATCACCCGTATGCGGGAACGGGTGGCGGCCACCGGCGACGCGGATCCGGTGAGCCAGGACATCTTCATCGGGATCACCGCCGATCTCGAGAAGCATCACTGGATGTTCCAGGCGGAGAACGCGTGA
- a CDS encoding helix-turn-helix domain-containing protein: MILLRRLLGDVLRRQRQRQGRTLREVSSSARVSLGYLSEVERGQKEASSELLSAICDALDVRMSELMREVSDELALAELAQSAAATPSQPVPTSVRPMLGSVSVTGVPPERVTIKAPAEAVDVVAA, translated from the coding sequence ATGATTCTGCTCCGTCGCCTGCTGGGTGACGTGCTGCGTCGGCAGCGCCAGCGCCAGGGCCGTACTCTGCGCGAAGTCTCCTCGTCCGCCCGAGTCTCACTCGGCTATCTCTCCGAGGTGGAGCGGGGGCAGAAGGAGGCATCCTCCGAGCTGCTCTCCGCCATCTGCGACGCGTTGGACGTACGGATGTCCGAGCTCATGCGGGAAGTGAGCGACGAGCTCGCCCTCGCGGAGCTGGCACAGTCTGCAGCGGCCACCCCCAGCCAGCCTGTGCCCACGTCGGTTCGTCCGATGCTGGGTTCCGTGTCGGTGACCGGTGTGCCTCCGGAGCGGGTGACCATCAAGGCACCCGCCGAGGCGGTGGACGTGGTCGCCGCGTGA
- a CDS encoding CinA family protein, translating to MNSTAVEVVRLLTATGGTLAVAESLTGGLVAAEITSVPGASKVFRGSVTAYATGLKHELLGVDAGLLAARGAVDAQVAAQMAAGVRKALGADWGLATTGVAGPDAQDGQPVGTVFVAVDGPFGADPGSAAGGKVEALRLNGDRAEIRRESVRSVLALLLSELAGEQTGNERAQDTEQNGGF from the coding sequence GTGAATTCCACGGCCGTCGAGGTGGTGCGACTACTCACAGCCACGGGTGGCACGCTCGCCGTCGCCGAGTCGCTGACCGGCGGTCTGGTCGCGGCGGAGATCACATCGGTCCCCGGAGCGTCCAAGGTCTTCCGAGGCTCGGTGACGGCGTACGCCACCGGGCTCAAGCACGAGCTGCTCGGCGTCGACGCCGGCCTGCTGGCGGCGCGGGGAGCGGTGGACGCGCAGGTCGCGGCGCAGATGGCGGCCGGCGTGCGCAAGGCGCTGGGTGCCGACTGGGGTCTCGCGACCACCGGCGTGGCCGGCCCGGACGCCCAGGACGGACAGCCCGTGGGAACGGTCTTCGTGGCCGTGGACGGACCGTTCGGCGCGGATCCCGGTTCCGCCGCTGGCGGAAAAGTGGAGGCCCTGCGGTTGAACGGCGACCGGGCGGAAATTCGTAGAGAGAGTGTACGGAGCGTACTCGCACTGCTCCTGAGCGAGCTTGCGGGCGAACAGACCGGGAACGAGCGGGCACAGGATACGGAACAGAACGGGGGGTTTTGA
- the pgsA gene encoding CDP-diacylglycerol--glycerol-3-phosphate 3-phosphatidyltransferase: MTGVPASAAGGPSHAAPQPAATQAAEAEQATVTALDATAADVAALTEPEGDTKPPRGAKLAAAAVNQASVWNIANLLTMLRLILVPGFVALMLADGGYDPAWRSFAWAAFAIAMITDLFDGHLARTYNLVTDFGKIADPIADKAIMGAALICLSSLGDLPWWVTIVILGRELGITLMRFVVIRYGVIPASRGGKLKTLVQGIAVGMYVLALTGWLATLRWWVMAAAVVLTVVTGLDYVRQAIVLRRAGIAEREAAAEETQG, from the coding sequence ATGACGGGTGTTCCGGCATCGGCCGCGGGCGGCCCCTCGCACGCTGCCCCGCAGCCCGCCGCCACGCAGGCCGCAGAGGCCGAGCAGGCCACGGTGACCGCCCTGGACGCGACCGCCGCCGACGTGGCCGCGCTCACCGAACCGGAGGGCGACACAAAGCCGCCACGGGGCGCGAAGCTCGCGGCCGCCGCCGTCAACCAGGCCAGTGTGTGGAACATCGCCAACCTTCTGACGATGCTCCGGCTGATCCTGGTACCCGGCTTCGTCGCGCTGATGCTGGCCGACGGCGGCTACGACCCGGCGTGGCGCTCCTTCGCCTGGGCCGCCTTCGCCATCGCCATGATCACCGATCTTTTCGACGGTCATCTGGCCCGCACGTACAACCTCGTCACCGACTTCGGGAAGATCGCCGACCCCATCGCCGACAAGGCGATCATGGGAGCGGCGCTGATCTGTCTCTCCTCGCTCGGCGACCTGCCGTGGTGGGTGACGATCGTGATTCTGGGCAGGGAACTCGGCATCACCCTCATGCGTTTCGTGGTCATCCGCTACGGCGTCATCCCGGCGAGCCGTGGAGGCAAGCTGAAGACGCTCGTCCAGGGCATCGCCGTCGGGATGTACGTCCTGGCACTGACGGGGTGGCTGGCGACCCTGAGGTGGTGGGTGATGGCCGCGGCGGTCGTCCTGACCGTGGTGACCGGGCTCGACTACGTGAGGCAGGCCATCGTGCTGCGCCGGGCGGGAATCGCCGAGCGCGAGGCCGCGGCGGAGGAGACGCAAGGGTGA
- the rimO gene encoding 30S ribosomal protein S12 methylthiotransferase RimO, with translation MPERRTVALVTLGCARNEVDSEELAGRLEADGWQLVEDAEDADVAVVNTCGFVDAAKKDSVDALLEANDLKGHGRTQAVVAVGCMAERYGKELAEALPEADGVLGFDDYSDISDRLQTILNGGIHASHTPRDRRKLLPISPAERQSATDVALPGHGAPTDLPEGLAPQSGPRAPLRRRLDGAPVASVKLASGCDRRCSFCAIPSFRGSFISRRPSDVLNETRWLAEQGVKEVMLVSENNTSYGKDLGDIRLLESLLPELAEVDGLERVRVSYLQPAEMRPGLIDVLTSTPKIAPYFDLSFQHSAPGVLRAMRRFGDTDRFLELLDTIRGKAPQAGVRSNFIVGFPGESEADLAELERFLDGARLDAIGVFGYSDEDGTEAATYDGKLDVDVVAERLARVSRLAEELVSQRAEERLGETVHVLVESIDDEGVHGRAAHQAPETDGQVLLTSGEGLGIGRMVEAKVIGTAGVDLVAEPLQGSFGCSEEAGR, from the coding sequence ATGCCTGAACGCCGTACCGTCGCACTCGTCACTCTTGGCTGCGCCCGCAACGAGGTGGACTCGGAGGAGCTCGCAGGCCGTTTGGAGGCGGACGGCTGGCAGCTCGTGGAGGACGCCGAGGACGCGGACGTCGCCGTCGTCAACACCTGCGGCTTCGTCGACGCCGCCAAGAAGGACTCCGTCGACGCCCTCCTGGAGGCCAACGACCTCAAGGGCCACGGCAGAACTCAGGCCGTCGTCGCGGTGGGCTGCATGGCCGAGCGGTACGGCAAGGAGCTCGCCGAGGCCCTTCCCGAAGCCGACGGCGTGCTCGGCTTCGACGACTACAGCGACATCTCCGACCGCCTTCAGACCATTCTGAACGGCGGCATCCACGCCTCCCACACCCCGCGTGACCGGCGCAAGCTGCTGCCGATCAGCCCGGCCGAGCGCCAGTCGGCGACCGACGTGGCGCTGCCGGGCCACGGCGCGCCGACCGACCTCCCCGAGGGCCTGGCCCCGCAGTCCGGCCCCCGCGCCCCCCTGCGCCGACGGCTGGACGGCGCTCCGGTCGCCTCCGTCAAGCTCGCCTCCGGCTGTGACCGGCGCTGCTCCTTCTGCGCCATCCCGTCGTTCCGCGGCTCCTTCATCTCCCGCCGGCCGAGCGACGTGCTGAACGAGACGCGGTGGCTGGCCGAACAGGGCGTCAAGGAGGTCATGCTGGTCTCCGAGAACAACACCTCGTACGGCAAGGACCTCGGCGACATCCGCCTGCTGGAGTCGCTGCTGCCCGAGCTCGCCGAGGTCGACGGCCTGGAGCGGGTGCGCGTCAGCTACCTTCAGCCGGCCGAGATGCGACCCGGTCTGATCGACGTGCTGACCTCGACGCCGAAGATCGCCCCCTACTTCGACCTGTCCTTCCAGCACTCCGCGCCCGGCGTGCTGCGCGCGATGCGCCGCTTCGGCGACACCGACCGCTTCCTCGAGCTCCTGGACACCATCCGCGGCAAGGCGCCCCAGGCGGGCGTGCGCTCCAACTTCATCGTGGGCTTCCCCGGCGAGTCCGAGGCCGACCTGGCGGAGCTGGAGCGGTTCCTGGACGGCGCGCGGCTGGACGCGATCGGCGTCTTCGGCTACTCCGACGAGGACGGCACCGAGGCCGCGACATACGACGGCAAGCTCGACGTGGACGTCGTGGCCGAGCGGCTCGCCCGGGTCTCCCGGCTCGCCGAGGAGCTCGTCTCGCAGCGCGCCGAGGAACGGCTCGGCGAGACCGTCCACGTGCTCGTGGAATCGATCGACGACGAAGGCGTCCACGGCCGGGCCGCGCACCAGGCGCCGGAGACGGACGGCCAGGTGCTGCTCACGTCGGGCGAAGGCCTGGGCATCGGTCGTATGGTCGAGGCGAAGGTGATCGGCACGGCAGGCGTCGACCTGGTGGCCGAGCCTTTGCAGGGCTCGTTCGGGTGTAGTGAGGAGGCGGGCAGATGA
- a CDS encoding helix-turn-helix domain-containing protein, with protein sequence MSIGNSPEDERPFEDPSEEAPFSIGRALRQARIAAGLTVDDVSTATRVRIAIVHAIEADDFTPCGGDVYARGHVRTLARAVHLDPAPLIDRYDATHGGRPAPTPAAPLFEAERIRPERRGPNWTAAMVAAIVAVVGFVGFTAFRGGDDGSKEQVAEGATPTIGKTASPTPKTHKPVDETPEPSDSAIAAAPQDKVTVQVVAADGRSWVSVKDHTGRLLFDDLLKKGASRTFQDSQKINLILGDAGAVDLYVNGKKLNDDFQPGAVERLTYTKGDPQVG encoded by the coding sequence GTGTCCATCGGCAACTCCCCTGAAGACGAGCGTCCGTTCGAAGACCCGTCCGAGGAAGCCCCCTTCTCCATCGGTCGTGCCCTGCGGCAGGCGCGCATCGCGGCCGGTCTGACCGTCGACGACGTCAGTACGGCCACCCGGGTGCGCATCGCCATCGTGCACGCCATCGAGGCGGACGACTTCACCCCCTGCGGCGGGGACGTCTACGCGCGCGGGCACGTCCGGACCCTGGCCAGGGCCGTCCACCTGGACCCCGCCCCCTTGATCGACCGGTACGACGCCACCCACGGCGGCCGCCCCGCGCCGACCCCCGCGGCACCCCTGTTCGAAGCGGAACGCATCCGCCCCGAGCGCCGGGGACCCAACTGGACCGCTGCCATGGTCGCCGCGATCGTCGCGGTCGTCGGCTTCGTCGGCTTCACCGCCTTCCGGGGCGGCGACGACGGGTCGAAGGAACAGGTCGCCGAGGGCGCGACTCCCACCATCGGCAAGACCGCCTCGCCCACGCCGAAGACCCACAAGCCGGTCGACGAGACGCCCGAACCCTCCGACAGCGCCATCGCCGCGGCGCCGCAGGACAAGGTGACCGTCCAGGTCGTCGCCGCCGACGGACGCAGCTGGGTCTCCGTCAAGGACCACACCGGCCGCCTGCTCTTCGACGACCTGCTCAAGAAGGGCGCCTCCCGCACCTTCCAGGACAGCCAGAAGATCAACCTCATCCTCGGCGACGCCGGCGCCGTCGATCTGTACGTCAACGGCAAGAAGCTGAACGACGACTTCCAGCCGGGCGCGGTGGAGCGGCTGACGTACACGAAGGGCGACCCGCAGGTCGGATGA
- a CDS encoding DNA translocase FtsK: MASRPSAAKKQPAKKAAAPAKAVAKKAAAKKAVPKKAPAKKAPARKAAVRKPPPPPAPSPTGGVYRLVRAVWLGLAHAVGAVFRGIGNGAKNLDPAHRKDGVALLLLGLALIVAAGTWADLRGPVGDLVEILVTGSFGRLDLLVPILLAVIAVRFIRHPEKPEANGRIVIGLSALVIGVLGQVHIACGAPARSAGMQAIRDAGGLIGWSAATPLTYAMGEVLAVPLLVLLTVFGLLVVTATPVNAIPQRLRRLGVRLGVLHDPQTDEYDEFSDDERYDEQWREALPGRPRRRSGAPEAYDPDSAEQDALSRRRGRPRRSAVPQPAMDRQPDAVDIAAAAAADLDGAVLHGMPPSRTVADLTQGVSVGDREPTTPTPVPAPAAAPVPAPAARPRQERLRTDQAVPDLTKSAPEHSRELPPRAEQLQLSGDITYALPSLDLLERGGPGKARSAANDVVVASLTNVFTEFKVDAAVTGFTRGPTVTRYEVELGPAVKVERITALAKNIAYAVASPDVRIISPIPGKSAVGIEIPNTDREMVNLGDVLRLAESAEDDDPMLVAFGKDVEGGYVMHSLAKMPHILVAGATGSGKSSCINCLITSVMMRATPEDVRMILVDPKRVELTAYEGIPHLITPIITNPKRAAEALQWVVREMDLRYDDLAAYGYRHIDDFNRAVREGSVKSPEGSERELQPYPYLLVIVDELADLMMVAPRDVEDSIVRITQLARAAGIHLVLATQRPSVDVVTGLIKANVPSRLAFATSSLADSRVILDQPGAEKLIGKGDGLFLPMGANKPTRMQGAFVTEAEVAAVVQHCKDQMAPVFRDDVTVGTKQKKEIDEDIGDDLDLLCQAAELVVSTQFGSTSMLQRKLRVGFAKAGRLMDLMESRNIVGPSEGSKARDVLVKPDDLDGVLAVIRGQSEG, encoded by the coding sequence ATGGCCTCACGTCCTTCCGCAGCCAAGAAGCAGCCCGCCAAGAAGGCGGCTGCTCCCGCGAAGGCTGTGGCGAAGAAGGCCGCCGCGAAGAAGGCCGTCCCGAAGAAGGCGCCGGCGAAGAAGGCGCCTGCCAGGAAGGCCGCGGTCCGCAAGCCCCCGCCCCCGCCGGCTCCCAGCCCCACCGGAGGCGTCTACCGGCTCGTCCGCGCCGTCTGGCTCGGTCTGGCGCACGCCGTGGGCGCGGTGTTCCGCGGCATAGGGAACGGCGCGAAGAACCTCGACCCGGCCCACCGCAAGGACGGCGTCGCGCTGCTGCTGCTGGGCCTCGCCCTGATCGTCGCCGCGGGCACCTGGGCCGACCTGCGCGGTCCCGTCGGCGACCTCGTCGAGATCCTGGTGACCGGCTCGTTCGGCCGGCTCGACCTGCTCGTACCGATACTGCTGGCGGTCATCGCCGTGCGCTTCATCCGGCACCCGGAGAAGCCGGAGGCCAACGGGCGCATCGTGATCGGTCTGTCCGCGCTCGTCATCGGCGTGCTCGGACAGGTCCACATCGCCTGCGGCGCGCCCGCGCGCAGCGCCGGCATGCAGGCCATAAGGGACGCGGGCGGTCTCATCGGCTGGAGCGCGGCGACCCCGCTGACCTACGCCATGGGCGAGGTGCTCGCCGTGCCGCTGCTGGTGCTGCTCACGGTCTTCGGGCTGCTCGTCGTCACCGCGACCCCGGTCAACGCGATTCCGCAGCGGCTGCGCCGACTCGGGGTGCGGCTGGGCGTGCTGCACGATCCCCAGACGGACGAGTACGACGAGTTCTCGGACGACGAGCGCTACGACGAGCAGTGGCGTGAGGCGCTGCCCGGGCGCCCCCGACGGCGCTCGGGCGCGCCCGAGGCGTACGACCCCGACAGTGCCGAGCAGGACGCGCTCTCCCGGCGGCGCGGCCGCCCCCGGCGCTCGGCGGTGCCGCAACCGGCCATGGACCGGCAGCCGGACGCCGTGGACATCGCGGCGGCCGCCGCGGCCGACCTCGACGGCGCCGTCCTGCACGGGATGCCGCCCTCGCGGACCGTCGCCGACCTCACCCAGGGCGTCAGCGTCGGCGACCGGGAGCCGACTACGCCGACACCCGTGCCGGCGCCGGCCGCGGCGCCCGTCCCCGCGCCGGCGGCGCGCCCCAGGCAGGAGAGGCTCAGGACCGACCAAGCCGTGCCGGACCTGACCAAGTCGGCTCCCGAACATTCGCGCGAGCTGCCGCCGCGCGCCGAGCAGCTCCAGCTCTCCGGCGACATCACCTATGCGCTGCCCTCGCTCGACCTTCTGGAGCGCGGCGGCCCAGGCAAGGCGCGCAGCGCCGCCAACGACGTCGTCGTCGCGTCGCTGACCAACGTCTTCACCGAGTTCAAGGTCGACGCCGCCGTCACCGGCTTCACCCGTGGGCCGACGGTCACCCGTTACGAGGTCGAGCTCGGGCCGGCCGTGAAGGTCGAGCGGATCACCGCCCTCGCCAAGAACATCGCCTACGCCGTCGCCAGCCCCGACGTGCGGATCATCAGCCCCATCCCCGGCAAGTCCGCGGTCGGCATCGAGATCCCGAACACCGACCGCGAGATGGTCAACCTCGGTGACGTACTGCGCCTGGCCGAGTCCGCCGAGGACGACGACCCGATGCTGGTCGCCTTCGGAAAGGACGTCGAAGGCGGTTACGTCATGCACTCGCTGGCGAAGATGCCGCACATCCTGGTCGCCGGCGCCACCGGCTCCGGCAAGTCGTCCTGCATCAACTGTCTGATCACCTCGGTCATGATGCGGGCGACCCCCGAGGACGTCCGGATGATCCTGGTCGACCCCAAGAGGGTGGAGCTGACGGCCTACGAGGGCATCCCGCACCTGATCACACCGATCATCACCAACCCGAAGCGGGCGGCCGAGGCGCTCCAGTGGGTCGTACGCGAGATGGACCTGCGCTACGACGACCTAGCCGCCTACGGCTACCGCCACATCGACGACTTCAACCGGGCCGTGCGCGAGGGGAGCGTCAAGTCGCCCGAGGGCAGCGAGCGCGAGCTCCAGCCGTACCCCTACCTGCTGGTGATCGTCGACGAGCTCGCCGACCTGATGATGGTCGCGCCGCGGGACGTGGAGGACTCCATCGTGCGCATCACGCAGCTCGCGCGCGCGGCGGGAATCCACCTGGTGCTGGCCACGCAGCGCCCGTCGGTCGACGTCGTCACCGGCCTGATCAAGGCGAACGTGCCCTCCCGGCTCGCCTTCGCCACCTCCTCGCTCGCCGACTCGCGGGTCATCCTCGACCAGCCGGGCGCCGAGAAGCTGATCGGCAAGGGCGACGGACTGTTCCTGCCGATGGGCGCGAACAAGCCCACCCGTATGCAGGGCGCCTTCGTGACCGAGGCCGAGGTCGCGGCCGTCGTCCAGCACTGCAAGGACCAGATGGCCCCGGTCTTCCGGGACGACGTCACCGTGGGCACGAAGCAGAAGAAGGAGATCGACGAGGACATCGGCGACGACCTGGACCTGCTGTGCCAGGCGGCCGAGCTGGTGGTCTCCACGCAGTTCGGGTCGACGTCCATGCTCCAGCGCAAGCTGCGGGTCGGCTTCGCCAAGGCGGGACGGCTGATGGACCTCATGGAGTCGCGGAACATCGTCGGGCCCAGCGAAGGGTCCAAGGCGCGTGACGTTCTGGTGAAGCCGGACGACTTGGACGGCGTCCTCGCGGTGATCCGAGGGCAGTCTGAGGGGTAG
- a CDS encoding two-component system response regulator, with the protein MVQKAKILLVDDRPENLLALEAILSALDQTLVRASSGEEALKALLTDDFAVILLDVQMPGMDGFETAAHIKRRERTRDIPIIFLTAINHGPHHTFRGYAAGAVDYISKPFDPWVLRAKVSVFVELYMKNCQLREQAALLRLQLEGGGGKAATGGAKEAAGLLAELSARLAAVEEQAEALSKQLDDESADAAAVATAAHLERKLTGLRRALDALEPGAGSGTASVSSQN; encoded by the coding sequence ATGGTGCAGAAGGCCAAGATCCTCCTGGTCGATGACCGGCCGGAGAATCTGCTGGCGCTGGAGGCGATCCTCTCGGCGCTCGATCAGACGCTGGTGCGGGCATCGTCCGGGGAAGAGGCGCTCAAGGCACTGCTGACGGACGACTTCGCGGTCATTCTGCTGGACGTCCAGATGCCGGGAATGGACGGTTTCGAAACGGCCGCGCACATCAAGCGGCGGGAGCGGACCCGGGACATCCCGATCATCTTCCTCACCGCGATCAACCACGGGCCGCACCACACCTTCCGCGGTTACGCGGCGGGTGCGGTGGACTACATCTCCAAGCCGTTCGACCCTTGGGTGCTGCGTGCGAAGGTCTCGGTGTTCGTCGAGCTGTACATGAAGAACTGCCAGCTCCGTGAGCAGGCAGCGTTGTTGCGGCTGCAGTTGGAGGGCGGTGGCGGCAAGGCCGCCACGGGCGGCGCCAAGGAGGCGGCAGGGCTGCTCGCCGAGCTCTCCGCGCGGCTCGCGGCCGTCGAGGAGCAGGCGGAGGCGCTGTCCAAGCAGCTCGACGACGAGTCGGCCGACGCGGCCGCGGTGGCCACGGCTGCTCACCTGGAGCGCAAACTCACGGGTCTGCGCCGGGCGCTGGACGCCCTGGAGCCGGGCGCCGGCAGCGGCACGGCCTCCGTGTCGTCGCAGAACTGA